In the genome of Dermatobacter hominis, the window GCCGCACGCGTCGACCGCGTCGGGGAGGTCGAGCCCGAGGCCGACCAGGTTGCGCAGCACGGCGTCGGGGGTGGCGATGCTGCCGGCGAGCGTGCCGTCGGCCAGCGTCGCCCGGCCGTCGCGGACGGTCACCGTCATGCCGGGCTCCTCCTCCCACGTGTCGAGCGAGGCGAGCCCCGCCGGCGGGATGCAGTCGGTCGTCGCCGCGACGCGACCGGCTGCGGCGTGCAGCGTGAGGCGCACCGTCTCGTCGGCGACGTGCACGCCGTCGGGGATCAGCCCCACGACGAGATCGGGACGGGCGAGCGCGACCGCCGCCGGCCCGGGGTCGCGCGAGGTCAGGCGCCGGTGTGCGTTCCAGCAGTGGGTCAGGTGGCGGGCGCCGGCCTCGACCGCGGCGAGCGTCGCCGCGACGTCCGCGTCGGAGTGGCCGATGCTGACGACCACGCCGCTCGCGGCCAGGTGGCGCACGAGCTCGACACCGCCCGGCACCTCGGGAGCGACGGTCACGAACCCGACCTGGCCGGTCGCGAGCAGCCGGGCCGCGGCGTCGATCGACGGCGCCAGGAACGTCCGCTCGTCGTGGGCGCCCTTGAACGCCACGTTGAGGAACGGGCCCTCGAGGTGCGCGGGCAGGAAGCGGCAGCCCCAGGGCGCGCCCGCGTCGAGCGCCGCCGACTGGTCCGCCGCCACCTCGCCGAGCACGTCGAGGGCGCGGACGTAGCCGTCGAGCGACAGCCCGAAGTACGTGGGCTGCACCGCCGTCGCCGCGTGGGCGGCGAGCGCCTCGCCCGCAAACCGGTAGCCCGCCAGGTCGGTGCGTCGGAGGTCGATGCCGGCAAACCCGTTGACCTGGAGGTCGACGAGCCCAGGCACCGCGATCGGGCCGGGGGCCGACCCGGACGCCACGCCGACCTCCTCGACGCGCCCGCCGGCGATGCGGACGTCGCCGGGCACGACTGCGCCGTCGACCAGCGCGGCGCCGACCCCGAGCAGCCGTCCCGCCCCGGCCGGCGCGCTCACGGCGCGGGGATGGCCACGGGGTCGCCGCCCACGGCGGCCGACCGGTACGTCGCGTCGGCCAGGACGTGGGCCCGCAGGGCGTCGACGACGTCGGGGCGGAGCCGCTCGGGCGTGTCGCCGTCCAGGTGCGCCTGCACGGCGCGGAGGAACTCCTCCTCGGAGCTCGGCGCGGCGATGCCGCGGGCGGCGAGCCACGGGAGGAGGTCGTCGCCACCGACGACCACCTCGTCGTCGGCCGTCTGGCGCCGGACCGGGCCGACGTCGTCGGACTCGAGCGTGACGGTCGCGTTCTCGCAGAACACCTCCATCCGCCGCTGGCTCGGGCGGGCCAGCACGTCGTGCCAGATCGAGGCGAGGTTGCCCGACGCTCCGCTCGTGAACCGCAGCAGGGCGCTGACCGAGTCCTCGATGCCGTCGATGCCGTGGAAGAACGACTGGTGCGCACCGATCGTGTCGACCGGTCCCAGCAGCCACTCGAGCAGGTCGAGGTCGTGGATCGAGTGCTCCATCAGCGCTCCGGAGCCGGCGAGCTCCGTGTCGCCCCGCCACGTCGACGCGTACATGCCCTGCGTCGGGATGTACTGGTCGTCGCGGAAGACCACGTTC includes:
- a CDS encoding N-acetylglucosamine-6-phosphate deacetylase; this encodes MSAPAGAGRLLGVGAALVDGAVVPGDVRIAGGRVEEVGVASGSAPGPIAVPGLVDLQVNGFAGIDLRRTDLAGYRFAGEALAAHAATAVQPTYFGLSLDGYVRALDVLGEVAADQSAALDAGAPWGCRFLPAHLEGPFLNVAFKGAHDERTFLAPSIDAAARLLATGQVGFVTVAPEVPGGVELVRHLAASGVVVSIGHSDADVAATLAAVEAGARHLTHCWNAHRRLTSRDPGPAAVALARPDLVVGLIPDGVHVADETVRLTLHAAAGRVAATTDCIPPAGLASLDTWEEEPGMTVTVRDGRATLADGTLAGSIATPDAVLRNLVGLGLDLPDAVDACGGVQRRLLGLDDVRLRPGDVADVAVLDDALLPVRTLVAGHEVFAA
- a CDS encoding Gfo/Idh/MocA family protein → MSIRVGFLGAGLIAAYHAIQLNIVRDGPGPDNRIVAVHDPDVERAAGLASGQGAEVCATPQEVIERSDAVFVCTWTAEHLPMVRLVAEAGVPLFCEKPLSLDLPRSRELVELVRASGVVNMVGLVMRSSPTLLVMREMIQDPTSGRVMNVVFRDDQYIPTQGMYASTWRGDTELAGSGALMEHSIHDLDLLEWLLGPVDTIGAHQSFFHGIDGIEDSVSALLRFTSGASGNLASIWHDVLARPSQRRMEVFCENATVTLESDDVGPVRRQTADDEVVVGGDDLLPWLAARGIAAPSSEEEFLRAVQAHLDGDTPERLRPDVVDALRAHVLADATYRSAAVGGDPVAIPAP